CAAAGCCGTGTGATGGAGGTTGCGTTGCGCGCGGCGGGCAAACCGGTTGAGATGGTTACGCTTCCGGGCGAGGATCACTGGCTTTCGCGCAGCGCCACCCGGCTGGCGATGGTCGAGGCAAGCGTCGGGTTCGTGATGAAGCACAATCCGCCCGATCCGGTGCGGTGAAGTTCAGAGCACGGCTGTCAGCGCCTTACCGGCGCGGCGCTGCCCAGCTTTTCCGCCTCCGCAATGGCCGCCCGCGCGATTGGTTCCATGATGGCATAGCCCTTGGCGTTGGGGTGGATGCCATCGGGCGCAAGGTCGGGGTTGATGCCGCCTTGGGGGTTGGCGAGAGCCTTGTGGTAATCGGCATAGACCGCGCCGCGCGCCTTGGCGAAATCCCGCAGCCAGGTGTTCAGCGCAATGACCTGCGGCGCGGGGTTGAGCCGGGCGTTCCACGGGAATTTCGCAGCGGGCAATACGCTGCCGAGGACTACGGCAATGCCATTGGCGCGGGCGAGATCGACCATTGCCGCAACGTGGTTGGCGTACATTTCGGGGCTGGATGGCCCGGTATTGCCCGCAATGTCATTGGTGCCGATCATGATGTGTACCACCTTCGGGCGAAGACGGACGACATCCTGATAGAAACGCAACAGGATCTGTGGGCTGGTCTGCCCGCTGATTCCGCGCCCCACCGCGCCGCTGACGAACAGTGACGGGGCAAGGCCAACCCAGCCTTCGGTGATTGAATCGCCGATGAAAACAACGCGCGGAGCCTGCGCGAGCTGCTTGTCCGCCTCCGCATAGCGGCACAGCCATGCCCAATCGTACTGGCGTACATAAGGATGCGCGTAGTTGAAGCCCTGCGTCTGGGTGG
This genomic interval from Novosphingobium sp. CECT 9465 contains the following:
- a CDS encoding GDSL-type esterase/lipase family protein encodes the protein MRSAWAALALIATQALATATLAQTQPTMPPAVGMTEKPCPTQTQGFNYAHPYVRQYDWAWLCRYAEADKQLAQAPRVVFIGDSITEGWVGLAPSLFVSGAVGRGISGQTSPQILLRFYQDVVRLRPKVVHIMIGTNDIAGNTGPSSPEMYANHVAAMVDLARANGIAVVLGSVLPAAKFPWNARLNPAPQVIALNTWLRDFAKARGAVYADYHKALANPQGGINPDLAPDGIHPNAKGYAIMEPIARAAIAEAEKLGSAAPVRR